The Glycine soja cultivar W05 chromosome 8, ASM419377v2, whole genome shotgun sequence genome has a window encoding:
- the LOC114422245 gene encoding heavy metal-associated isoprenylated plant protein 28-like, with the protein MEVVELKVEMVCIHEKRLRKCLSKLKGIEKVEVDTNCQKVVVTGYTHKNKILKAVRRGGLKADFWSAQNELLNAYVSSNYANFRFNPFNFF; encoded by the exons GTTGTTGAGTTAAAAGTGGAGATGGTTTGCATACATGAAAAAAGACTAAGGAAATGCCTCTCAAAATTAAAAG GGATAGAAAAAGTGGAAGTGGATACTAATTGCCAGAAAGTAGTAGTGACTGGATACACACACAAGAACAAAATCCTAAAAGCAGTTAGGAGAGGGGGTCTCAAAGCTGACTTCTGGTCTGCTCAGAATGAGTTGCTCAATGCTTATGTCAGCTCCAATTATGCCAACTTTAGATTCAACCCCTTCAACTTCTTCTAA